The proteins below come from a single Cylindrospermopsis raciborskii Cr2010 genomic window:
- a CDS encoding GTPase family protein, whose product MNRLKSWQWLVLISPIVLIIAFILVLAGIQINSWGLNWIWGIFILILTGWRWLLVKLTKPMINQIESVFDQVKEELAWSEEKDVNFSLEKEKSEQVERILQKVLNDGKNDLAIWEDLQTFWQRCEDLVVGIAHIYNPEVKYPLLSIYIPQVYGLIRGTVDDMDKWMQKLSPFLNQVSVGQVYQSYEVYRQLEPAAKKLFQVWDIAQLFLNPVGAMAKKATDNLNNRATQELLINLNQILREATLRNLCQQAVVLYGGVKMELIVSELPEAKTQTLRDIIQQAQPPEKLEKTPLNILIAGRNGAGKSSVINTIFASEIAEVDVLPSTDKITTYNWQTESGEIVELCDTPGYEQVNRQDFRNLVMDYGKKADLLLLVTPALDPALQMDVDFLEDMQKQMTDLPIIAVVTQVDKLRPIREWQPPYNWRSGNKLKEMAIREAVLYREEKFKPVLINSSHLVLPLVTDDPKTKRCGWNLEELSGGLLSVLDPAKQLRLSRFLRNLDIRIAQSAKIIDHYSFQMTTTQGITSLLKNPILQFVATLSTGSPALAYILAEKIPVEQLPVVIGKLQMSYDLFKLLNTFQEDGRKTTEFDLLSLWPFLVENSGTPQQGAWSLGYSLIEYWTQNLTIEQLGERFEFWQRTNNN is encoded by the coding sequence ATGAATCGTTTAAAATCCTGGCAATGGTTAGTATTAATCTCGCCTATAGTATTAATCATTGCTTTCATACTTGTATTGGCTGGGATACAAATTAACAGTTGGGGGTTAAATTGGATTTGGGGTATATTTATACTAATATTGACTGGATGGCGTTGGCTGTTGGTGAAATTGACCAAACCAATGATTAATCAAATTGAGAGTGTGTTTGATCAGGTTAAAGAAGAATTGGCATGGAGTGAGGAGAAAGATGTGAATTTCTCTTTAGAGAAAGAAAAAAGCGAGCAGGTAGAAAGGATATTACAAAAAGTTCTAAATGATGGTAAAAATGATCTTGCCATTTGGGAGGACTTACAAACTTTCTGGCAAAGATGTGAAGATTTAGTAGTGGGGATTGCCCATATATATAACCCAGAAGTGAAATATCCCTTGTTAAGTATTTACATTCCCCAAGTATATGGATTAATTCGTGGTACGGTGGATGATATGGATAAATGGATGCAAAAATTATCCCCGTTTTTAAATCAAGTTAGTGTGGGACAAGTTTATCAAAGCTATGAAGTTTATCGTCAATTAGAACCTGCTGCCAAGAAACTTTTTCAGGTGTGGGATATTGCCCAGTTGTTTTTAAATCCTGTGGGAGCTATGGCCAAAAAAGCCACTGATAATCTCAATAATAGGGCTACACAAGAATTATTAATTAATCTGAATCAAATATTAAGAGAAGCCACCTTGAGGAACTTATGTCAACAAGCAGTTGTTCTATATGGTGGGGTAAAAATGGAATTAATCGTATCTGAATTACCAGAAGCTAAAACTCAAACCTTGCGGGATATTATTCAGCAAGCTCAGCCACCAGAAAAGCTAGAAAAAACCCCTCTGAATATTTTGATTGCGGGGCGTAATGGTGCTGGAAAAAGTAGTGTAATTAATACCATTTTTGCCAGTGAAATAGCTGAAGTTGATGTTTTGCCAAGTACGGATAAAATAACAACTTATAATTGGCAAACAGAAAGTGGTGAAATAGTCGAACTTTGTGACACTCCTGGTTATGAACAGGTAAACCGTCAAGATTTTCGCAACTTAGTGATGGATTACGGAAAAAAAGCAGATTTACTTTTATTAGTAACTCCTGCACTGGATCCTGCTTTGCAGATGGATGTAGATTTTTTGGAAGATATGCAAAAGCAAATGACTGACTTACCAATTATTGCTGTGGTTACTCAAGTGGATAAACTACGTCCAATTAGAGAATGGCAACCTCCCTATAATTGGCGCAGTGGAAATAAACTCAAGGAAATGGCAATTAGAGAAGCGGTATTATACCGAGAAGAGAAATTCAAACCAGTCTTGATTAATAGCTCTCATTTAGTTTTACCATTGGTGACTGATGACCCCAAAACTAAACGTTGTGGTTGGAATTTAGAAGAATTGTCTGGTGGACTGCTATCAGTTCTAGACCCAGCAAAGCAGTTAAGATTATCCCGCTTTTTGCGTAACTTAGATATCCGGATTGCCCAATCGGCAAAAATTATTGATCACTACAGCTTTCAAATGACAACTACCCAGGGAATTACCAGTTTATTAAAAAACCCTATTTTGCAATTTGTTGCTACCTTATCTACAGGTTCACCTGCTCTAGCTTATATTCTAGCGGAAAAAATTCCCGTGGAACAATTACCTGTGGTAATTGGTAAATTACAAATGTCTTATGATTTATTTAAACTACTTAATACATTCCAAGAGGATGGAAGAAAAACAACCGAATTTGATTTATTATCCCTTTGGCCTTTCTTAGTAGAAAATTCTGGCACACCCCAGCAAGGTGCTTGGTCTTTAGGTTATTCTTTAATAGAATACTGGACTCAAAATTTAACCATAGAACAGTTGGGAGAGAGATTTGAGTTTTGGCAAAGAACTAATAATAACTAA
- a CDS encoding AAA family ATPase: protein MNPKNLPLGINTLDKLRGSNCIYVDKTRLALQLIKQPGAFFLSRPRRFGKSLFIDTLKEIFEGNQKLFEGLYIHDQWDWSRKFPVIKIDFAGGVLKNRQELDLRILDILHENAEYLGVSYESTDIPGKLGTLIRKAMAKYGERAVVLVDEYDKPILDNIDNPPIAAEMREGLKNLYSVLKQQDANIQFIFMTGVTKFSKVSLFSG, encoded by the coding sequence ATGAACCCCAAAAATCTCCCCCTGGGGATCAACACCCTAGATAAACTACGCGGTAGCAACTGTATTTACGTGGACAAAACACGACTTGCCCTCCAGTTGATAAAACAGCCTGGAGCCTTCTTTTTGTCTCGTCCCCGACGTTTTGGCAAAAGTCTGTTTATAGATACCCTCAAGGAGATTTTTGAAGGGAATCAGAAATTATTTGAGGGGCTTTATATCCATGACCAATGGGATTGGAGTAGAAAATTCCCAGTGATTAAAATAGACTTTGCTGGTGGGGTATTAAAAAACCGACAAGAGCTGGATCTGCGCATACTGGATATTTTACACGAAAACGCAGAGTATCTGGGTGTGTCCTACGAGTCAACAGATATACCAGGAAAATTAGGAACTTTGATTCGTAAGGCCATGGCAAAATATGGAGAACGTGCGGTGGTGCTGGTGGATGAATACGATAAACCCATCCTAGACAACATCGACAACCCACCTATTGCTGCTGAAATGAGAGAGGGACTCAAGAACCTATACTCGGTTCTCAAGCAACAGGATGCCAACATCCAGTTCATCTTCATGACTGGAGTCACCAAATTCTCCAAAGTCAGCCTTTTTAGCGGGTAA
- a CDS encoding PD-(D/E)XK nuclease domain-containing protein — MPALARVDWDKLRLWYNGYSWRGDSVYNPYDILLFIREGMEYGNYWFETGNPTFLIKLFQTNCYFLPKLEHLEVTEEILKSFEIERINPVTLLFQSGYLTIESTFTAMERYMFRLKIPNQEVKVALGDQLVNAYTDFVEEKLGIQRPLYENLFQGDVNGFIDTVRRLFASIPWRNFTNNDLANFEGYYASVLYAFLSSLNARIIPEDITNYGQADITAMLGNHIYVIEIKVVDGENVKENLALKQIRECNYAQKYRGEPGRTVHEVGLVFSRSKRNLIQADWE, encoded by the coding sequence TTGCCAGCACTTGCAAGGGTAGACTGGGATAAACTGCGCCTCTGGTATAATGGATACTCGTGGCGTGGCGATTCCGTTTATAACCCCTACGATATCTTACTGTTTATCCGTGAGGGAATGGAGTATGGCAACTACTGGTTTGAGACAGGAAACCCCACCTTCTTAATTAAGCTATTTCAGACCAACTGCTACTTCCTCCCCAAATTAGAGCATCTAGAAGTAACCGAAGAGATTTTAAAGTCCTTTGAAATAGAACGAATTAACCCAGTCACCCTGTTATTTCAATCTGGGTATTTGACCATTGAGAGCACCTTTACCGCTATGGAACGTTACATGTTCCGACTGAAAATTCCTAACCAGGAAGTGAAAGTCGCCTTGGGAGATCAATTAGTCAACGCCTACACGGACTTCGTTGAAGAGAAATTGGGTATTCAGAGACCCTTGTATGAAAACTTATTTCAAGGTGATGTTAATGGATTTATCGACACAGTAAGACGCCTATTTGCTTCTATACCTTGGCGGAACTTTACCAACAATGACCTGGCTAATTTTGAGGGCTACTACGCTTCTGTGCTATATGCTTTCCTGAGTTCCTTAAATGCGCGCATCATTCCCGAAGATATCACCAACTATGGTCAAGCGGACATAACGGCCATGTTGGGTAATCATATTTACGTGATAGAAATCAAAGTAGTAGATGGGGAGAACGTAAAAGAGAACCTAGCCCTAAAACAAATTCGGGAATGTAACTATGCGCAAAAGTATAGAGGAGAACCGGGGAGAACCGTTCATGAAGTGGGGTTGGTTTTTAGTCGCAGCAAACGTAACCTCATCCAAGCAGATTGGGAATAA
- a CDS encoding ATP-binding protein: protein MNPKNLPLGINTLSMLRENNCVYVDKTEIAHGLIRIPGRFFLSRPRRFGKSLFIDTLKEIFEGNQKLFEGLYIYGQWDWSRKFPVIKIDFAGGVLKNRQELDQKINGIFLKTAQSLGVDYELKDIQGRFGEIIAGAYQRFGERTVVLVDEYDKPILDNIDNPPVAAEMREGLKNLYSVLKEQDANLQFVFMTGVTKFSKVSLFSGLNQLTDITIDTRYSSICGYTETDLTESFGEHLAGADREAVRSWYNGYNWTGSESVYNPYDILMFIDKGKIFHNYWFETGNPTFLVKLFQANSYFLPNLEHLEVTEEILESFEVERINPVTLLFQSGYLTIDHTFIRRHRSMFALKIPNMEVRLTLNDHFINAYTEIVNEKSAIQDRLYEYMCSGDLESTVKAVKRLFAGIPWRNFTNNDLANFEGYYASVLYAFLSSLNARIIPEDITNYGQADITAILGDHIYVIEIKVVDGDNVKENLALKQIRECNYAQKYRGEPGKTVHEVGLVFSRSKRNLIQADWK from the coding sequence ATGAACCCCAAAAATCTCCCGTTGGGAATCAACACCCTGAGTATGCTACGGGAAAACAATTGTGTCTATGTGGACAAAACCGAAATAGCTCACGGTCTGATACGCATTCCTGGACGCTTCTTTCTATCTCGTCCCCGACGTTTCGGCAAAAGTTTGTTTATAGATACCCTCAAGGAGATTTTTGAGGGGAATCAGAAATTATTTGAGGGGCTTTATATCTATGGCCAATGGGACTGGAGTAGAAAATTCCCAGTGATTAAAATAGACTTTGCTGGTGGAGTATTAAAAAACCGACAAGAGCTGGACCAAAAAATTAATGGTATTTTTTTAAAAACTGCCCAATCCCTGGGAGTGGACTATGAACTAAAGGATATTCAAGGTCGTTTCGGGGAAATTATTGCGGGTGCATATCAACGATTTGGAGAAAGGACTGTGGTGCTGGTAGATGAATATGATAAACCCATCCTGGATAATATAGACAACCCACCCGTTGCTGCTGAAATGAGAGAGGGGCTCAAGAATCTATACTCAGTCCTCAAGGAGCAGGATGCCAACCTGCAGTTTGTCTTCATGACTGGAGTCACCAAATTCTCCAAAGTCAGCCTTTTTAGCGGTTTAAACCAACTCACGGACATCACCATTGATACTAGATACTCTTCCATCTGCGGTTACACGGAAACCGACCTCACCGAATCCTTCGGAGAACATCTTGCAGGAGCAGATCGAGAAGCAGTACGCTCTTGGTATAATGGTTATAACTGGACAGGTTCCGAGAGCGTTTATAACCCCTACGATATCCTCATGTTTATCGATAAGGGCAAGATATTTCACAACTACTGGTTTGAAACCGGGAACCCGACGTTCCTGGTTAAATTATTTCAAGCCAACAGCTACTTCCTCCCTAACCTAGAGCATCTAGAGGTAACCGAGGAGATCTTAGAGTCCTTTGAAGTAGAACGGATAAACCCCGTCACCTTGTTATTTCAATCTGGGTATTTGACCATTGATCATACCTTTATCCGTCGCCATCGCTCCATGTTTGCTCTAAAAATACCCAACATGGAAGTTCGTCTGACATTAAATGACCATTTTATCAACGCGTATACGGAAATAGTAAATGAAAAGAGTGCTATCCAAGATAGATTATATGAGTATATGTGTAGTGGAGATTTAGAATCAACAGTGAAAGCAGTAAAGCGTCTATTTGCAGGGATTCCCTGGCGGAACTTTACTAACAATGACCTGGCTAATTTTGAGGGTTACTATGCTTCTGTGCTATATGCTTTCTTGAGTTCCTTAAATGCGCGCATCATTCCCGAAGATATCACCAACTATGGTCAAGCGGACATAACAGCCATCTTGGGTGATCATATTTACGTGATAGAAATCAAAGTAGTAGATGGGGACAATGTAAAAGAGAACCTAGCCCTAAAACAAATACGGGAATGTAACTATGCACAAAAGTATAGGGGAGAACCAGGTAAAACTGTTCATGAAGTGGGGTTAGTTTTTAGTCGCAGCAAACGTAATCTCATTCAAGCAGATTGGAAATAA
- a CDS encoding ATP-binding protein, with translation MNPKNLPLGINTLDKLRGSNCIYVDKTPLALQLIKQPGAFFLSRPRRFGKSLFLDTLKEIFEGNQKLFEGLYIYDQWDWSRKFPVIKIDFAGGVLKNRQELDLRILDILHENAEYLGVSYESTDIPGKLGTLIRKAMAKYGERAVVLVDEYDKPILDNIDNPPIAAEMREGLKNLYSVLKQQDANLQFVFMTGVTKFSKVSLFSGLNQLTDITIDTRYSSICGYTETDLTESFGEHLAGADREAVRSWYNGYNWTGSESVYNPYDILMFIDKGKIFHNYWFETGNPTFLVKLFQANSYFLPNLEHLEVTEEILESFEVERINPVTLLFQSGYLTIDHTFIRRHRPSLSKNTQHEVRLTLNDHFINAYTEIVNEKSAIQDRLYEYCVVRFRINSEAVKRLFAGIPWRNFTNNDLLILRVTMLLCYMLS, from the coding sequence ATGAACCCCAAAAATCTCCCCCTGGGGATCAACACCCTAGATAAACTACGCGGTAGCAACTGTATTTATGTGGACAAAACACCGCTTGCCCTCCAGTTAATAAAACAGCCTGGAGCCTTCTTTCTATCTCGTCCCCGACGTTTTGGTAAAAGTCTGTTTCTAGATACCCTCAAGGAGATTTTTGAGGGGAATCAGAAATTATTTGAGGGGCTTTATATCTATGACCAATGGGACTGGAGTAGAAAATTCCCAGTGATTAAAATAGATTTTGCTGGTGGGGTATTAAAAAACCGACAAGAGCTGGATCTGCGAATACTGGATATTTTACACGAAAACGCAGAGTATCTGGGTGTGTCCTACGAGTCAACTGATATACCGGGAAAATTAGGAACTTTGATTCGTAAGGCCATGGCAAAATATGGAGAACGTGCGGTGGTGCTAGTGGATGAATACGACAAACCCATCCTAGACAATATAGACAACCCACCTATTGCTGCTGAAATGAGAGAGGGGCTCAAGAATCTATACTCCGTTCTCAAGCAACAGGATGCCAACCTGCAGTTTGTCTTCATGACTGGAGTCACCAAATTCTCCAAAGTCAGCCTTTTTAGCGGTTTAAACCAACTCACGGACATCACCATTGATACTAGATACTCTTCCATCTGCGGTTACACGGAAACCGACCTCACCGAATCCTTCGGAGAACATCTTGCAGGAGCAGATCGAGAAGCGGTACGCTCTTGGTATAATGGTTATAACTGGACGGGTTCCGAGAGCGTTTATAACCCCTACGACATCCTCATGTTTATCGATAAGGGCAAGATATTTCACAACTACTGGTTTGAAACCGGGAACCCGACGTTCCTGGTTAAATTATTTCAAGCCAACAGCTACTTCCTCCCTAACCTAGAGCATCTAGAGGTAACCGAGGAGATCTTAGAGTCCTTTGAAGTAGAACGGATAAACCCCGTCACCTTGTTATTTCAATCTGGGTATTTGACCATTGATCATACCTTTATCCGTCGCCATCGCCCAAGTTTGTCTAAAAATACCCAACATGAAGTTCGTCTGACATTAAATGACCATTTTATCAACGCGTATACGGAAATAGTAAATGAAAAGAGTGCTATCCAAGATAGATTATATGAGTATTGTGTAGTGAGATTTAGAATCAACAGTGAAGCAGTAAAGCGTCTATTTGCAGGGATTCCCTGGCGGAACTTTACTAACAATGACCTGCTAATTTTGAGGGTTACTATGCTTCTGTGCTATATGCTTTCTTGA
- a CDS encoding PD-(D/E)XK nuclease domain-containing protein, whose product MLYAFLSSLNARSFEDITNYGQADITAILGDHIYVIEIKVVDGDSVKENLALKQIRECNYAQKYRGEPGKTVHEVGLVFSRSKRNLIQADWE is encoded by the coding sequence GTGCTATATGCTTTCTTGAGTTCCTTAAATGCGCGATCATTCGAAGATATCACCAACTATGGTCAAGCGGACATAACAGCCATCTTGGGTGATCATATTTACGTGATAGAAATCAAAGTAGTAGATGGGGACAGTGTAAAAGAGAACCTAGCCCTAAAACAAATACGGGAATGTAACTATGCACAAAAGTATAGGGGAGAACCAGGTAAAACTGTTCATGAAGTGGGGTTAGTTTTTAGTCGCAGCAAACGTAATCTCATTCAAGCAGATTGGGAATAA
- a CDS encoding ATP-binding protein has translation MNPKNLPLGINTLDKLRGSNCIYVDKTPLALQLIKQPGAFFLSRPRRFGKSLFIDTLKEIFEGNQKLFEGLYIYDQWGWSRKFPVIKIDFAGGVLKNRQELDQKINGIFLKTAQSLGVDYELKDIQGRFGEIIAGAYQRFGERTVVLVDEYDKPILDNIDNPAIAAEMREGLKNLYSVLKEQDANLQFVFMTGVTKFSKVSLFSGLNQLTDITIDTRYSSICGYTETDLTESFGEHLAGADREAVRSWYNGYNWTGSESVYNPYDILMFIDKGKIFHNYWFETGTRRSWLNYFKANSYFLPNLEHLGGNRNLRVSLE, from the coding sequence ATGAACCCCAAAAATCTCCCCCTGGGGATCAACACCCTAGATAAACTACGCGGTAGCAACTGTATTTATGTGGACAAAACACCGCTTGCCCTCCAGTTAATAAAACAGCCTGGAGCCTTCTTTTTGTCTCGTCCCCGACGTTTTGGTAAAAGTCTGTTTATAGATACCCTCAAGGAGATTTTTGAGGGGAATCAGAAGTTATTTGAGGGGCTTTATATCTATGACCAATGGGGCTGGAGTAGAAAATTCCCAGTGATTAAAATAGATTTTGCTGGTGGGGTATTAAAAAACCGACAAGAGCTGGACCAAAAAATTAATGGTATTTTTTTAAAAACTGCCCAATCCCTGGGAGTGGACTATGAACTAAAGGATATTCAAGGTCGTTTCGGGGAAATCATTGCTGGTGCATACCAACGATTTGGAGAAAGAACAGTGGTGCTGGTAGATGAATATGATAAACCCATCCTAGACAACATCGACAACCCAGCTATTGCTGCTGAAATGAGAGAGGGACTCAAAAACCTATACTCCGTCCTCAAGGAGCAGGATGCCAACCTGCAGTTTGTCTTCATGACTGGAGTCACCAAATTCTCCAAAGTCAGCCTTTTTAGCGGTTTAAACCAACTCACGGACATCACCATTGATACTAGATACTCTTCCATCTGCGGTTACACGGAAACCGACCTCACCGAATCCTTCGGAGAACATCTTGCAGGAGCAGATCGAGAAGCGGTACGCTCTTGGTATAATGGTTATAACTGGACGGGTTCCGAGAGCGTTTATAACCCCTACGACATCCTCATGTTTATCGATAAGGGCAAGATATTTCACAACTACTGGTTTGAAACCGGAACCCGACGTTCCTGGTTAAATTATTTCAAAGCCAACAGCTACTTCCTCCCTAACCTAGAGCATCTAGGAGGTAACCGGAATCTTAGAGTCAGCCTTGAGTAG
- a CDS encoding PD-(D/E)XK nuclease domain-containing protein produces the protein MLYAFLSSLNARIIPEDITNYGQADITAILGDHIYVIEIKVVDGDSVKENLALKQIRECNYAQKYRGEPGKTVHEVGLVFSRSKRNLIQADWE, from the coding sequence GTGCTATATGCTTTCTTGAGTTCCTTAAATGCGCGCATCATTCCCGAAGATATCACCAACTATGGTCAAGCGGACATAACAGCCATCTTGGGTGATCATATTTACGTGATAGAAATCAAAGTAGTAGATGGGGACAGTGTAAAAGAGAACCTAGCCCTAAAACAAATACGGGAATGTAACTATGCACAAAAGTATAGGGGAGAACCAGGTAAAACTGTTCATGAAGTGGGGTTAGTTTTTAGTCGCAGCAAACGTAATCTCATTCAAGCAGATTGGGAATAA
- a CDS encoding ATP-binding protein, with product MNPKNLPLGINTLDKLRGSNCIYVDKTPLALQLIKQPGAFFLSRPRRFGKSLFLDTLKEIFEGNQKLFEGLYIHDQWDWSRKFPVIKIDFAGGVLKNRQELDQKINGIFLKTAQSLGVDYELEDIQGRFGEIIAGAYQRFGERTVVLVDEYDKPILDNIDNPAIAAEMREGLKNLYSVLKEQDANLQFVFMTGVTKFSKVSLFSGLNQLTDITIDTRYSSICGYTETDLTESFGEHLAAADREAVRSWYNGYNWTGSESVYNPYDILMFIDKGKIFHNYWFETGSPSFLVKLFQAKCYFLPNLEHLEVTEEILESFEVERINPVTLLFQSGYLTIESTFTAMERYMFRLKIPNREVKVALGDQLVNAYTDFVEEKLGIQRPLYENLFQGDVNGFIDTVRRLFASIPWRNFTNNDLANFEGYYASVLYAFLSSLNARIIPEDITNYGQADITAMLGNHIYVIEIKVVDGENVKENLALKQIRECNYAQKYRGEPGRTVHEVGLVFSRSKRNLIQADWE from the coding sequence ATGAACCCCAAAAATCTCCCCCTGGGGATCAACACCCTAGATAAACTACGCGGTAGCAACTGTATTTATGTGGACAAAACACCGCTTGCCCTCCAGTTAATAAAACAGCCTGGAGCCTTCTTTTTGTCTCGTCCCCGACGTTTTGGTAAAAGTCTGTTTCTAGATACCCTCAAGGAGATTTTTGAGGGGAATCAGAAATTATTTGAGGGGCTTTATATCCATGACCAATGGGACTGGAGTAGAAAATTCCCAGTGATTAAAATAGATTTTGCTGGTGGGGTATTAAAAAACCGACAAGAGCTGGACCAAAAAATTAATGGTATTTTTTTAAAAACTGCCCAGTCCTTGGGAGTGGACTATGAACTAGAGGACATTCAAGGTCGTTTCGGAGAAATCATTGCTGGTGCATATCAACGATTTGGAGAAAGGACTGTGGTGCTGGTAGATGAATATGATAAACCCATCCTAGACAACATCGACAACCCAGCTATTGCTGCTGAAATGAGAGAGGGACTCAAAAACCTATACTCCGTCCTCAAGGAGCAGGATGCCAACCTGCAGTTTGTCTTCATGACTGGAGTCACCAAATTCTCCAAAGTCAGCCTTTTTAGCGGTTTAAACCAACTCACGGACATCACCATTGATACTAGATACTCTTCCATCTGCGGTTACACGGAAACCGACCTCACCGAATCCTTCGGAGAACATCTTGCAGCAGCAGATCGAGAAGCGGTACGCTCTTGGTATAATGGTTATAACTGGACAGGTTCCGAGAGCGTTTATAACCCCTACGATATCCTCATGTTTATCGATAAGGGCAAGATATTTCACAACTACTGGTTTGAGACAGGTAGTCCCAGTTTTCTAGTCAAGCTATTCCAAGCCAAGTGCTACTTCCTCCCCAACCTAGAGCATCTAGAGGTAACCGAGGAGATCTTAGAGTCCTTTGAAGTAGAACGAATTAACCCAGTTACCTTGTTATTTCAATCTGGGTATTTGACCATTGAGAGCACCTTTACCGCTATGGAACGTTACATGTTCCGACTGAAAATCCCCAACCGGGAGGTAAAAGTCGCCTTGGGAGATCAATTAGTCAACGCCTACACGGACTTCGTTGAAGAGAAATTGGGTATTCAGAGACCCTTGTATGAAAACTTATTTCAAGGTGATGTTAATGGATTTATCGACACAGTAAGACGCCTATTTGCTTCTATACCTTGGCGTAACTTTACCAACAATGACCTGGCTAATTTTGAGGGCTACTACGCTTCTGTGCTATATGCTTTCTTGAGTTCCTTAAATGCGCGCATCATTCCCGAAGATATCACCAACTATGGTCAAGCGGACATAACGGCCATGTTGGGTAATCATATTTACGTGATAGAAATCAAAGTAGTAGATGGGGAGAACGTAAAAGAGAACCTAGCCCTAAAACAAATACGGGAATGTAACTATGCGCAAAAGTATAGGGGAGAACCGGGGAGAACCGTTCATGAAGTGGGGTTGGTTTTCAGTCGCAGCAAACGTAACCTCATCCAAGCAGATTGGGAATAA